The genomic segment AGATAGACTTACTTAGTTATAGTCTGTTAGAGATAAAATCTTTTTATTGAAGGTAAGATCTGAGTCTATGGTTGATGCATTCCTTATTGCATCATAAATACTTTCTCGAACGGCAGATATTGCAGATTGAGCTAGAATATCAACTTTAAATTTCCACCATTCTCCATTTTCAATACTTTTACCTTCATCTGAAAATGGGAAGTCAACTTCTTGAGTAGAAAAAACAAAAACAGTATCTCCATCGAAAGAGGTATTAATAGGGTCTATTGCTCTAGCCTGACCAATATGCACTAATTCTGCAATACGAGTTAAATCCTGTTGGAGAAAATCAAGTTTTAAATTTGTTCCTACGATACTTATCGTAGTATTACAAGTATAATAATCAGAAAATCCTTTGAAAGTTCTAAATTTAAAGTCGGAATTGTTGTGTCTGTTACCAGCAATAATCTCTCCTTTCTCATTAACTACATTTCCCAGGGCATTAACAACGGACATAGCAGTTACAATACCATCTTTTCCAATCTTTTCACTAGCATGTCCTAGACCACCTTTCATTGCAAGAGAAGTTTTATCATCTAACCACGAGAACTTTCCAACCGATGCTCCATATCCAGCACCAATATTTCCACTTTGAACAGGTTTGCTTGAGATGTTTTCCACTACTTTGAGTCCAAGTTTATAGTCAAGCTTCGTAGAATGAATTCCAAGTGAACTGATCACGGCACCCACAATGGATGGTTTGTAAACAGAGTTATTTTCAAAGCCAATCTTTAATTTTGAAAGACCTTCGTTTATGTAGCTTGAAAAGTTTAATCCATCATGTCCACCATCAGCTATATATATTGCATGTCTCAAATAATAGTTTTTGTCTAAAGATAGATTTGTAGTATTGTAGGTTACAGATGCCCCTCCTTTTGAAACACATGCTACATTGAGTGGTTTAGGAAATACAACTAGTGTTAACCCGTACTGCATATTTCCATCTTGTACATTTCCAACACGAACTCCGCTTAGCTGTGTTAACGAATTGTTTTGGAAGTTTTTATTAGAGTCCATACAGTTGATTATATCATTTTTAAAAGTATTTATGCTCGAACTTTAAATACTCCCTTAATAACAGTAGAAGATTGATATATCCGTGGATGTAAGTTTCATATTAAGGAATTCGGCTCGAACCGAGAAAATGCTTATTTATCAACAAGAAATCGTCATTTTTTAGAGGTATGTTCGTTAAACGGGGCGGACGGGGATCGAACCCGCGACCTTCCGCGTGACAGGCGGACGTTCTAACCAAACTGAACTACCACCCCATTTTGTGGTAACAGTATTGTAAAAGAAAATCACCAAATCCGCAAGATATGCTAAAATAAAAATAGCTAAGGTAAGTTCAGCTACATTTGTATAGACCCTGTTTTTAAGTAACAAAGGGTTAATAAACCATTTATCCGATATCGGTGTGCTGCGCTCCCCTGCTCTTAAAAGGGCGCTTAAGGCTATCGATAGAGCCCACTTTGTTCCGGTGGCAGAAAAAGACTATGCATATGCCGATATGCCGTTACACGTGTCCAGTGGGCAGACAATATCCCAACCATACACCGTTGTTTTTATGCTCGAGCTTTTACAGGTTAGGCCTGGAAACACAGTTTTTGAAATAGGCTACGGTTCCGGATGGCAAACAATGATTCTTTCAAGCCTTGTCGGAGATAAAGGTCATGTGGTAGCCGTGGAAGTTCGAAAGGATATGGCAAAGATTGGCGCTTC from the Candidatus Dojkabacteria bacterium genome contains:
- a CDS encoding methyltransferase domain-containing protein — encoded protein: MLRSPALKRALKAIDRAHFVPVAEKDYAYADMPLHVSSGQTISQPYTVVFMLELLQVRPGNTVFEIGYGSGWQTMILSSLVGDKGHVVAVEVRKDMAKIGASNIDKYNPSNVELVVGNAITAANSYDKFDRIISGAAFDGIPEVLDQKLKDDGIAIVPTQDGNVVKLTKLKGTLGTETYEGFTFVPIVQ
- a CDS encoding P1 family peptidase, which encodes MDSNKNFQNNSLTQLSGVRVGNVQDGNMQYGLTLVVFPKPLNVACVSKGGASVTYNTTNLSLDKNYYLRHAIYIADGGHDGLNFSSYINEGLSKLKIGFENNSVYKPSIVGAVISSLGIHSTKLDYKLGLKVVENISSKPVQSGNIGAGYGASVGKFSWLDDKTSLAMKGGLGHASEKIGKDGIVTAMSVVNALGNVVNEKGEIIAGNRHNNSDFKFRTFKGFSDYYTCNTTISIVGTNLKLDFLQQDLTRIAELVHIGQARAIDPINTSFDGDTVFVFSTQEVDFPFSDEGKSIENGEWWKFKVDILAQSAISAVRESIYDAIRNASTIDSDLTFNKKILSLTDYN